Proteins encoded within one genomic window of Sphingomonas sp. KRR8:
- a CDS encoding PadR family transcriptional regulator, with protein MGWHGAGCGQGGRGERGMFGGGRSWSFGPGNFRFEFDPGQGWDLGRGFPGGGGRGGAGRRGRFFGSGELRLVLLKLIADEPRHGYDLIKAIEELTHGVYAPSPGVIYPTLTMLQDMGQIEEQDGGGSRKKFAVTEEGRKEIEANAEDIERLMNRLEETGSSRREHQRPEIGRAMGNLMHALKNRVAREGWNEELLAEVTDILDDAAKRIERLR; from the coding sequence ATGGGCTGGCATGGTGCGGGATGCGGCCAAGGTGGCCGCGGCGAACGGGGCATGTTCGGTGGCGGGCGCAGCTGGAGCTTCGGCCCGGGTAACTTCCGCTTCGAATTCGATCCCGGACAGGGCTGGGACCTTGGCCGGGGCTTCCCCGGTGGCGGTGGTCGCGGCGGGGCTGGGCGGCGTGGCCGCTTTTTCGGGTCGGGTGAATTGCGGCTGGTGCTGCTCAAGCTCATCGCGGACGAACCGCGCCACGGTTACGACCTGATCAAGGCCATCGAGGAGCTGACGCACGGTGTGTACGCGCCAAGCCCCGGCGTGATCTACCCGACCCTCACCATGCTGCAGGACATGGGTCAGATCGAGGAACAGGACGGCGGCGGATCGCGCAAGAAGTTCGCCGTGACCGAAGAAGGTCGCAAGGAGATCGAGGCTAATGCGGAGGACATCGAGCGGCTGATGAACCGGCTCGAGGAGACCGGATCATCGCGGCGCGAGCATCAGCGGCCGGAGATCGGCCGTGCCATGGGCAATCTGATGCACGCACTCAAGAACCGGGTGGCTCGCGAGGGCTGGAATGAGGAGCTACTGGCCGAGGTCACCGACATCCTCGACGACGCCGCCAAGCGGATCGAGCGGCTGAGGTAA
- a CDS encoding PspC domain-containing protein has translation MTSKPNLFFRRDTLFGACQGVGDDLGINPLWLRLPLAATILYSPTLAFGLYALLCVGVFATRMIWPVKTARVQSPAAVADAAPTVVADNEQRELAQAA, from the coding sequence GTGACCAGCAAGCCCAACCTCTTCTTCCGCCGGGATACGCTGTTCGGCGCGTGTCAGGGAGTCGGCGACGACCTCGGCATCAACCCGCTCTGGTTGCGACTGCCGCTGGCCGCCACGATTCTCTACAGCCCGACGCTTGCCTTCGGGCTCTATGCCCTGCTGTGCGTGGGCGTATTCGCAACGCGGATGATCTGGCCGGTGAAGACCGCCAGGGTTCAGTCGCCTGCGGCCGTGGCTGACGCTGCGCCGACGGTTGTCGCTGACAATGAGCAGCGGGAGCTGGCCCAGGCCGCGTAA
- a CDS encoding PspC domain-containing protein, whose amino-acid sequence MTSRIPFALDSRDKKLLGVCSGLGRSFNIDPTFIRVGFVAAPLLPLISLWNVIVIYMICAAVGAIAKGRLNRPERLDRRSEFERMSDVGARTSIHDLRTKLDATDRRLMAIDDHLHSADSDALAREIEALRREDKKTEKETN is encoded by the coding sequence ATGACAAGCCGCATCCCCTTTGCCCTCGACTCCCGCGACAAGAAGCTGCTGGGTGTGTGTTCCGGGCTGGGTCGCAGCTTCAACATCGACCCGACGTTCATTCGGGTGGGCTTCGTCGCGGCGCCGCTGCTGCCGCTGATCTCGCTCTGGAACGTCATCGTCATCTACATGATCTGCGCCGCTGTCGGAGCGATCGCCAAGGGGCGGCTGAACCGGCCCGAGCGGCTGGATCGGCGGAGCGAGTTCGAGCGGATGAGCGATGTCGGCGCGCGGACCTCCATTCACGACCTTCGCACCAAGCTGGACGCAACCGACCGCCGGCTGATGGCGATCGATGACCACCTCCACTCGGCCGACAGCGACGCTCTCGCTCGCGAGATCGAAGCGCTGCGCCGCGAGGACAAGAAGACGGAAAAGGAGACCAACTGA
- a CDS encoding mechanosensitive ion channel, with amino-acid sequence MYQTPTTDYYRDQLVLWGPRILIAILIILVTWVVARAVHWAISRAVAKTPALQKHTPGDQHETVGHQLGTIAKLIVWLVGIMAALRYLGVGEILAPINQLTTEIFAFLPRLLGAGLIFFIGLIVARIVRRLVETLLAAANVDGWMARAGLGDHPSTVAADPAAVPPGTVPGSPRATLAKAAGTLVFALIIIPVAIAALQVLGIEAISGPAIAMLNEIGAAIPRILTAALWLGIALVAARFLKTIIESILPPTGFDDAVRATGILPARTAPSRIVANIAFIAIILAAAIEAARQLGGDQVAIFLIQVTDLGSKVIFGTLIIVAGIFLARIIANLVGSGTGEGGYAQTIIRYAIIALFTAIGLTFMGLADQIVILAFGLILGSAAVATALAFGLGGRDAAARLLERYTDNMTPPKPRASRPARLEGTREQPDDRQPPLV; translated from the coding sequence ATGTACCAGACACCAACCACGGACTATTATCGCGATCAGTTGGTTTTGTGGGGGCCGCGTATACTGATCGCCATCCTGATCATCCTGGTGACGTGGGTGGTTGCCCGGGCGGTGCACTGGGCGATCAGCCGGGCCGTCGCGAAGACTCCTGCGCTCCAGAAGCACACGCCGGGTGACCAGCACGAGACGGTGGGTCACCAGCTCGGCACCATTGCCAAGCTGATCGTCTGGCTGGTCGGCATCATGGCGGCGCTTCGTTACCTCGGCGTCGGCGAGATCCTGGCGCCGATCAACCAGCTCACCACCGAGATCTTCGCTTTCCTTCCCCGCCTGCTCGGCGCCGGCCTCATCTTCTTCATCGGCCTGATCGTCGCCCGCATCGTCCGCCGGCTGGTCGAGACGCTGCTGGCAGCCGCCAACGTCGACGGGTGGATGGCGCGTGCGGGCCTGGGCGATCACCCCAGCACCGTCGCTGCCGATCCCGCCGCCGTGCCGCCAGGCACCGTTCCCGGCAGTCCCCGCGCAACGCTCGCCAAGGCCGCCGGAACACTCGTCTTCGCCCTCATCATCATCCCGGTCGCGATCGCCGCCCTGCAGGTGCTTGGCATCGAAGCGATCAGCGGCCCGGCCATCGCCATGCTCAACGAGATCGGCGCCGCCATCCCGCGCATCCTGACCGCCGCCCTGTGGCTCGGGATCGCGCTGGTCGCGGCACGCTTCCTCAAGACCATCATCGAGTCCATCTTGCCGCCGACCGGCTTCGACGACGCGGTTCGCGCCACCGGCATCCTCCCGGCCCGCACGGCACCCAGCCGGATCGTCGCCAACATCGCATTCATCGCGATCATCCTTGCGGCCGCGATCGAAGCCGCCCGGCAGCTGGGCGGCGATCAGGTGGCCATCTTCCTGATCCAGGTGACCGACCTCGGCTCCAAGGTGATCTTCGGCACACTGATCATCGTCGCGGGCATCTTCCTGGCCCGGATCATCGCCAATCTGGTCGGCTCCGGCACGGGGGAAGGCGGCTATGCGCAGACCATCATCCGCTACGCGATCATTGCCCTGTTCACCGCGATCGGGCTCACCTTCATGGGACTTGCCGACCAGATCGTGATCCTGGCGTTCGGCCTGATCCTGGGCTCGGCGGCAGTGGCGACGGCGCTGGCGTTCGGACTCGGCGGCCGTGACGCGGCAGCGCGCCTGCTCGAGCGCTATACGGACAACATGACTCCCCCCAAGCCGCGCGCCAGTCGTCCTGCCCGCCTCGAAGGTACCCGCGAGCAGCCCGACGACCGTCAGCCGCCGCTGGTGTGA
- a CDS encoding glycosyltransferase family 1 protein: MDASDLRIALVSGNYNYVRDGANQALNRLVGYLLRQGAQVRVYSPTVDQPAFPPTGDLVSLPSVALPGERDEYRMPLGLPARVRKDLDEFRPNIMHVASPDVSSHRAVSWARRRDLPVIASVHTRFETYLTYYHLQAFEPLLRAMLRRFYSRCDALIVPAESTAAVLRAQRMNRNITIWARGVDREQFNPGRRDLRWRTGMGLSENDFVVGFLGRTVMEKGLDVFVDTIAELNARGVAHRVMVIGDGPARGWFAERLPGAVFLGQQVGPDLARALASCDVLLNPSVTEAFGNVTLEAMAVGLPVVAAAATGANSLVCGGKTGILVEPGDIDGFATALTDYAHDPELRHAHGQAGLAYAETQDWDHINAAVIKTYVRAIARRERLARMRS; this comes from the coding sequence ATGGACGCCTCGGACCTCCGCATCGCGCTCGTCTCGGGCAATTACAATTATGTGCGTGACGGCGCCAATCAGGCGCTCAACCGGCTAGTTGGCTATCTGCTGCGCCAGGGCGCCCAGGTTCGCGTCTATTCGCCGACTGTCGATCAACCGGCCTTTCCACCCACCGGCGACCTCGTCTCCCTTCCGTCCGTAGCGCTCCCTGGAGAACGCGATGAATATCGCATGCCTCTGGGCCTCCCCGCGCGCGTCCGGAAAGATCTCGACGAGTTCCGCCCGAACATCATGCATGTCGCGAGCCCCGACGTGTCATCGCATCGCGCCGTCAGCTGGGCCCGCCGCCGCGACCTGCCGGTGATCGCCTCGGTTCACACGCGCTTCGAGACTTACCTCACTTACTACCACCTGCAGGCGTTTGAGCCGCTGCTTCGCGCCATGCTGCGCCGCTTCTACTCGCGTTGCGACGCACTGATTGTGCCGGCCGAGTCGACGGCGGCTGTCCTTCGCGCCCAACGCATGAACAGGAACATCACGATCTGGGCGCGCGGCGTAGACCGTGAGCAATTCAATCCGGGCCGCCGGGACTTGCGCTGGCGGACCGGCATGGGCCTAAGCGAAAACGACTTCGTCGTCGGCTTCCTCGGCCGCACCGTGATGGAGAAGGGCCTCGACGTCTTCGTCGACACCATCGCAGAACTCAACGCTCGCGGTGTCGCGCACAGGGTCATGGTGATCGGCGACGGACCGGCCCGGGGCTGGTTCGCCGAGCGGCTGCCGGGCGCCGTCTTCCTCGGCCAGCAGGTCGGCCCTGACCTCGCCCGAGCGCTGGCCAGCTGCGACGTCCTGCTCAACCCCAGCGTTACCGAAGCGTTCGGCAATGTCACGCTCGAGGCGATGGCGGTCGGCCTGCCGGTGGTTGCAGCGGCCGCTACCGGGGCCAACAGCCTGGTTTGCGGCGGAAAGACCGGCATCCTGGTCGAGCCTGGCGACATCGACGGCTTCGCCACTGCGCTCACCGATTATGCCCACGATCCTGAGCTTCGCCATGCCCATGGTCAGGCCGGTCTGGCTTACGCCGAGACGCAGGATTGGGATCACATCAACGCCGCCGTGATCAAGACTTACGTGCGCGCCATAGCCCGCCGCGAGCGGCTCGCGCGGATGCGGAGCTAA
- a CDS encoding DNA-deoxyinosine glycosylase, whose product MAGKMAMDPALPKSSFAPVVDRHTRLLICGSLPGDASLRAQRYYVHPQNQFWRLLETILDEPLAALGYEERLALLRRRQVGLWDVVASARREGSLDQALRDVAATPLVELASELTELRGIGFNGATAAKIGRRMLQSTGLTLIDLPSSSPAYTLAFAAKAARWAELRPLLG is encoded by the coding sequence ATGGCAGGCAAGATGGCGATGGACCCCGCACTTCCCAAGTCCTCGTTCGCGCCCGTCGTGGACCGACACACGCGTTTGCTCATCTGCGGGAGCCTGCCGGGCGACGCCTCGCTTCGGGCGCAGCGCTATTACGTTCACCCCCAGAACCAGTTCTGGCGCTTATTGGAGACCATATTGGACGAGCCGCTGGCGGCGCTTGGCTATGAGGAAAGGCTGGCACTGCTGCGGCGGCGGCAAGTTGGCCTGTGGGATGTGGTTGCCAGCGCCCGCCGCGAAGGGAGCCTCGACCAGGCACTTCGCGACGTCGCCGCCACGCCATTGGTGGAGCTCGCATCCGAACTTACCGAGCTTCGTGGGATCGGGTTCAATGGTGCCACTGCGGCGAAGATCGGGCGGCGGATGCTGCAGAGCACGGGATTGACGCTGATCGACCTGCCTTCGTCTAGCCCGGCCTACACCCTTGCCTTCGCGGCCAAGGCCGCGCGATGGGCCGAGCTTAGGCCGCTCCTCGGTTGA
- a CDS encoding replication-associated recombination protein A, translating to MADLFNDAPPASAPADPVATAAAPLADRLRPATLADVIGQDHLTGPDGPIGRMVAAGKLSSMILWGPPGTGKTSIARLLAAAVGLRFVALSAVFSGVADLKKVFAEAKTAVRAGQRTLLFVDEIHRFNRSQQDGFLPFVEDGTVVLVGATTENPSFELNAALLSRCQVLVLHRLDAVALDDLLTRAETEVGRPLPLTSEAREALVATADGDGRFLLNQAELLFDIGPQEALDPASLRDLLQRRLPVYDKDREGHYGLISALHKSIRGSDPNAALYYLARMLTAGEEPLYLLRRLTRAAVEDIGLADPQALVQCMAAKDTYDFLGSPEGELAIVQACLYLATAPKSNAVYKAQKAAWKSAKEHGSLSPPKHILGAPTRLMRDLGYGEGYAYDHDAPDGFSGQAYWPEEMTAETFYEPTDRGFERKLAERLAWWAQRRADRTD from the coding sequence ATGGCGGACCTGTTCAATGATGCCCCGCCCGCGTCCGCGCCGGCCGATCCGGTGGCCACTGCTGCCGCCCCGCTGGCCGATCGCCTGCGCCCGGCCACGCTCGCGGACGTCATCGGTCAGGACCACCTCACCGGCCCCGACGGCCCGATCGGCCGCATGGTCGCGGCCGGCAAGCTCTCCAGCATGATCCTTTGGGGGCCACCCGGCACCGGCAAGACCAGCATCGCCCGGCTTCTTGCCGCCGCCGTAGGGCTGCGCTTTGTTGCGCTTTCGGCCGTGTTCAGTGGCGTTGCCGATCTTAAGAAGGTGTTTGCCGAAGCCAAGACCGCCGTCCGCGCGGGCCAGCGCACGCTCCTCTTCGTGGACGAGATACACCGCTTCAATCGCTCGCAGCAGGATGGCTTCCTTCCGTTCGTCGAGGACGGCACCGTGGTCCTCGTCGGAGCGACGACCGAGAATCCCAGTTTCGAACTCAATGCCGCATTGCTCAGCCGCTGCCAGGTGCTCGTGCTGCACCGCCTCGACGCCGTGGCGCTGGACGACTTGCTGACGCGGGCCGAGACCGAAGTCGGACGCCCCCTCCCTCTGACATCCGAAGCCCGCGAGGCGCTGGTTGCTACTGCCGACGGCGACGGCCGGTTCCTGCTCAACCAGGCCGAGTTGCTGTTCGACATCGGACCCCAGGAGGCGCTCGATCCCGCTTCGCTGCGTGACCTGCTCCAGCGACGCCTGCCGGTCTACGACAAGGACCGCGAAGGCCATTACGGCCTCATCTCGGCACTCCACAAATCGATCCGGGGCTCCGACCCGAATGCTGCCCTCTACTACCTCGCGCGGATGCTTACTGCGGGCGAGGAGCCGCTCTACCTGCTACGCCGCCTGACCCGCGCCGCAGTCGAGGACATCGGCCTCGCCGATCCGCAAGCGCTCGTCCAATGCATGGCGGCGAAGGACACCTACGACTTCCTTGGCTCACCCGAGGGCGAACTGGCGATCGTCCAGGCCTGCCTCTACCTCGCCACCGCGCCCAAATCGAATGCGGTGTACAAGGCGCAGAAGGCAGCGTGGAAAAGCGCGAAGGAGCATGGCTCACTGTCCCCACCCAAGCACATATTGGGTGCTCCGACCCGCCTGATGCGTGACCTCGGCTACGGCGAGGGGTATGCCTACGACCACGACGCACCCGACGGCTTTTCCGGACAGGCTTACTGGCCCGAGGAAATGACTGCAGAGACCTTTTACGAGCCTACCGACCGCGGCTTCGAACGGAAGCTCGCCGAGCGCCTTGCATGGTGGGCACAACGCCGGGCAGATAGGACCGACTGA
- a CDS encoding TonB-dependent receptor, whose translation MSTAFLAAALVAQPVAVPTEPAATVVTTPAEDAGAAAPPPTAAAPQGQDIVVTGRRRRDDDVLGNVQVLGGTELASSVRPTLGETLANQPGVSATSNGPNASRPVLRGFTGDRIRVLADGIGSLDVSTSSPDHAVAINPLTAQSIEVVHGPAALLFGSSAIGGVVNVVDNRIPRSIPSRGVGGQVNLGYGTAANDRLASGVLNVAVGGGFVAHADASWAKNDDLRTGGTILADPLRTQALASPDADIRALAGLKGDLPNSAGRSAEVAGGLAYVDGGLNVGVSATRRTSLYGVPIRYSLDPAIGSESSRINVHQTRYDARAEMPLHGAFRQLRFRGGLSDYKHDELAPDGGVNSTFFSKGGEARLDLEQADRNGFGGASGIQYLDKRERIRGDEKYLPDSRQRQAGLFTVQHYETGPVRIEGGVRFEKSRLTAAADAVVGNPDLRRSFSTVSASVGASYKLNSDWRLSGDLARNARAPSIDELFANGPHGGTASFELGDPTLRTERSIGGEASLRYAHGDTHVGLTAYASKFGNFIYQVPTGEIRDDLPVYAFRQGKATYTGFELEAGAPIGTVGGVQFGAEGFADYVRASIKDFGPAPQIPPLRVQGALTAKRGKVDARLEVERDFAQRRTAPNETETNGFTLVNAAVNWRPLEDRPSLTLGLSANNLFDVTARRASSLLKDYAPLAGRDIRLTASFGF comes from the coding sequence ATGTCCACCGCTTTCCTTGCCGCCGCGCTTGTCGCGCAACCCGTCGCCGTTCCCACGGAGCCTGCGGCCACCGTTGTCACCACGCCGGCCGAGGATGCTGGCGCCGCCGCGCCGCCCCCTACCGCTGCCGCGCCGCAAGGGCAGGACATCGTCGTCACCGGCCGTCGCCGGCGCGACGATGATGTGCTCGGAAACGTGCAGGTGCTCGGCGGGACCGAGCTCGCGTCCAGCGTTCGCCCGACACTCGGCGAAACGCTGGCGAACCAGCCGGGCGTCAGCGCGACCAGCAACGGTCCGAACGCCTCGCGGCCGGTGCTGCGCGGCTTCACCGGCGACCGCATCCGCGTCCTTGCGGACGGAATCGGCAGCCTGGACGTCTCCACCTCCAGCCCCGACCATGCGGTGGCGATCAACCCGCTCACCGCCCAGTCGATCGAGGTGGTCCACGGCCCCGCGGCCCTGCTGTTCGGAAGCTCGGCCATTGGCGGGGTGGTGAACGTGGTGGACAACCGCATCCCGCGTTCGATTCCCAGCCGCGGTGTCGGCGGACAGGTCAACCTCGGCTACGGCACCGCCGCCAACGACCGGTTGGCGAGCGGAGTCCTCAATGTTGCGGTTGGCGGCGGCTTCGTCGCCCATGCCGACGCAAGCTGGGCCAAGAACGATGACCTGCGTACCGGCGGCACCATCCTGGCCGACCCGCTGCGAACGCAGGCCCTGGCCAGCCCCGACGCGGATATTCGTGCGCTGGCCGGCCTGAAGGGTGACCTCCCCAACAGCGCCGGCCGCAGTGCAGAGGTGGCTGGCGGCCTCGCTTATGTCGACGGCGGGCTCAACGTTGGTGTTTCGGCGACGCGCCGGACGTCGCTTTACGGCGTGCCGATCCGCTATTCGCTCGACCCCGCAATCGGGTCGGAGAGTTCGCGCATCAATGTCCACCAGACCCGCTACGACGCCCGGGCCGAAATGCCGCTGCACGGCGCGTTCCGCCAGCTGCGCTTTCGTGGTGGCCTGTCGGACTACAAGCATGATGAGCTCGCCCCGGACGGCGGGGTCAACAGCACCTTCTTTTCCAAGGGCGGGGAAGCACGCCTCGACCTGGAGCAGGCCGATCGGAACGGGTTCGGGGGCGCCAGCGGAATCCAGTATCTCGACAAGCGCGAGCGAATCCGGGGCGACGAGAAGTATCTTCCCGACAGCCGGCAGCGGCAGGCGGGCCTGTTCACCGTCCAGCATTATGAGACCGGCCCGGTGCGGATCGAAGGCGGCGTACGCTTCGAGAAGTCGCGCCTCACCGCCGCCGCCGACGCGGTCGTCGGCAATCCCGACCTCCGCCGCAGCTTCTCCACCGTGTCCGCATCGGTGGGTGCAAGCTACAAGCTGAACTCCGACTGGCGGCTGAGCGGTGACCTCGCCCGCAACGCCCGCGCGCCGTCGATCGACGAGTTGTTCGCCAACGGCCCGCATGGCGGCACCGCTTCGTTCGAGCTTGGCGACCCGACCCTCAGGACCGAACGCAGCATCGGCGGCGAGGCCAGCCTGCGCTATGCCCATGGGGACACCCACGTCGGCCTGACCGCCTACGCCAGCAAGTTCGGCAACTTCATCTACCAGGTGCCGACCGGCGAGATCCGCGACGACCTGCCGGTCTATGCCTTCCGCCAGGGCAAGGCGACCTACACCGGCTTCGAGCTGGAGGCTGGGGCGCCAATCGGCACCGTGGGCGGCGTGCAGTTCGGCGCGGAGGGCTTTGCCGATTATGTCCGCGCCAGCATCAAGGACTTCGGCCCGGCCCCGCAGATCCCGCCGCTTCGGGTGCAGGGCGCGCTGACGGCGAAGCGCGGCAAGGTCGACGCGCGGCTGGAGGTGGAGCGTGACTTCGCCCAGCGGCGGACCGCACCGAACGAAACCGAGACGAACGGCTTCACGCTGGTGAACGCGGCGGTGAACTGGCGTCCGCTGGAGGACCGGCCGAGCCTGACGCTGGGCCTTTCCGCCAACAATTTGTTCGACGTGACCGCCCGGCGGGCGAGCAGCCTGCTCAAGGATTATGCACCGCTGGCGGGCCGCGACATCCGGCTGACGGCGAGCTTCGGCTTCTAG
- a CDS encoding sterol desaturase family protein has protein sequence MNAAAGLALFCTTIVFMEAVAYALHRWVMHSRLGWRLHESHHRERTGWFEANDWYGVLLALPSVALIYAGVHGQLGGWAACVGAGVAAYGLVYFGFHDVIVHGRIAHRIVPRSRYFRRIVQAHKLHHAVHGREGAVSFGFVYAPPVERLKRALATSAKAEVRAPKGRAAGESTSPSVEQV, from the coding sequence ATGAACGCAGCCGCTGGCCTTGCCCTGTTCTGCACCACCATCGTCTTCATGGAGGCGGTTGCATACGCACTGCACCGCTGGGTCATGCATTCGCGCCTTGGCTGGCGGCTACACGAGAGCCATCACCGGGAGCGAACCGGCTGGTTCGAGGCGAACGACTGGTATGGTGTGCTGTTGGCCCTGCCGTCAGTGGCCCTGATCTATGCGGGCGTTCACGGGCAGCTCGGCGGATGGGCGGCTTGCGTCGGGGCGGGCGTGGCCGCTTATGGGCTGGTCTATTTCGGTTTTCACGATGTGATCGTGCATGGCCGCATCGCCCACCGCATCGTGCCACGGAGCCGCTATTTCCGCCGGATTGTGCAGGCACACAAGCTGCACCATGCGGTGCATGGACGTGAAGGGGCAGTGAGCTTCGGCTTCGTCTATGCACCGCCCGTCGAGCGGCTGAAGCGAGCGCTTGCAACCAGCGCCAAGGCCGAGGTCAGGGCGCCGAAGGGGCGTGCCGCGGGCGAGTCCACAAGCCCGTCCGTGGAACAGGTCTGA
- a CDS encoding DUF3297 family protein, giving the protein MSDTPPDRLSLDPSSPHFNAELLQRGVGIRFNGNEKTNVEEYSVSEGWIKVAAGKSRDRFGNPMTMKLKGTVEPYFQNAEAGADTQAGDDGATDQSDEA; this is encoded by the coding sequence ATGTCAGACACCCCGCCCGACCGCCTCAGCCTCGACCCCAGCAGCCCGCATTTCAACGCGGAGCTCCTCCAGCGAGGGGTGGGCATACGCTTCAACGGCAACGAGAAGACCAACGTCGAGGAATATTCGGTCAGCGAGGGCTGGATCAAGGTCGCCGCGGGCAAGAGCCGGGACCGGTTCGGCAACCCGATGACCATGAAGCTCAAGGGCACGGTCGAGCCCTACTTCCAGAATGCCGAGGCCGGCGCCGACACGCAGGCCGGTGACGACGGCGCCACGGACCAGTCCGACGAAGCCTAA
- a CDS encoding threonine synthase: MTQPLPLHEQSFVTHLECSLTGEYYEADQVHNLSRAGRPLLVRYDAASAGRLMTREVLAARPAGMWKWRELLPLPPGAEPVSLGEIETPLLPLTRLSAREGVAPLLVKDEGRLPTGSFKARGLAMAISMAKHFGTQSVALPTNGNAGAALAAYAAAAGMKATVICPAETPLINVTETAAYGADVFVADGQIDECGRLVGEGAAAGRWFDVSTLKEPYRAEGKKVMGLELAEQLGWRLPDAIFYPTGGGTGLIGMWKAFAELEAAGLIGPERPRMFAIQAEGCAPMVRAWENGDEFAERWEGAATMATGIRVPKAVGDFLILRAVRESHGAALAVSEEAIAAAVRDAAHADGTLLCPEGGAVLAGWRRARELGLVGAQEQVMLFNCAAGNKYPLPDSAKRIRLAETSGTTL; this comes from the coding sequence ATGACCCAGCCCTTGCCACTCCATGAACAATCATTCGTCACCCATCTCGAATGCTCGCTCACGGGCGAGTATTATGAGGCTGACCAGGTCCACAATCTGAGCCGTGCGGGCCGGCCGCTGCTGGTCCGCTATGATGCGGCTTCAGCGGGACGGTTGATGACTCGGGAAGTGCTGGCGGCGCGTCCCGCCGGCATGTGGAAGTGGCGTGAGCTGTTGCCGCTGCCGCCCGGCGCCGAGCCGGTCAGCCTCGGGGAGATCGAGACTCCCTTGCTGCCGCTGACGCGCTTGTCCGCCCGTGAGGGTGTCGCGCCTCTGTTGGTGAAGGACGAGGGCCGGCTGCCGACGGGGTCATTCAAGGCCCGTGGCCTGGCCATGGCGATCAGCATGGCGAAGCACTTCGGTACTCAATCGGTTGCGTTGCCGACCAACGGCAACGCCGGCGCCGCTCTGGCGGCCTATGCCGCCGCCGCCGGCATGAAGGCGACCGTGATCTGCCCCGCGGAAACGCCGCTGATCAACGTGACCGAGACTGCCGCTTATGGTGCCGACGTCTTTGTTGCCGACGGCCAGATCGACGAATGCGGTCGGCTGGTGGGCGAAGGGGCGGCGGCAGGACGCTGGTTCGACGTGTCGACGCTCAAGGAACCCTACCGAGCCGAGGGCAAGAAGGTGATGGGCCTGGAGCTGGCCGAGCAGCTTGGCTGGAGGCTTCCGGACGCCATCTTCTATCCCACGGGCGGAGGCACCGGCCTGATCGGCATGTGGAAGGCCTTTGCCGAGCTGGAGGCAGCCGGCCTCATCGGCCCCGAACGGCCGCGCATGTTCGCCATCCAGGCCGAGGGCTGCGCGCCGATGGTGCGGGCGTGGGAGAATGGCGACGAGTTCGCGGAGCGGTGGGAAGGTGCGGCCACCATGGCCACCGGTATCCGGGTGCCCAAGGCGGTTGGCGACTTCCTGATCCTGCGCGCGGTGCGCGAGAGCCATGGCGCGGCATTGGCCGTAAGCGAGGAGGCGATCGCGGCCGCCGTGCGCGACGCGGCTCATGCCGACGGCACCCTGCTCTGCCCGGAGGGCGGGGCGGTGCTGGCCGGATGGCGCAGAGCGCGTGAGCTGGGACTGGTCGGAGCGCAGGAGCAGGTCATGCTGTTCAACTGCGCGGCGGGGAACAAGTACCCGCTGCCGGACAGTGCCAAGCGGATCCGGCTCGCCGAAACGAGCGGCACGACCCTCTAG
- a CDS encoding CsbD family protein, with protein MNVDTLVGEGTNMKGQLKQGLGDATNDPALQQDGMVDQLSGQARKSFGALRDFAREQPIKTAAVAGALGLALIGTLRGRPIAASRKSR; from the coding sequence ATGAACGTCGATACGCTCGTCGGTGAAGGCACGAACATGAAGGGTCAGCTCAAGCAGGGCCTTGGCGACGCTACCAACGATCCGGCGCTGCAGCAGGACGGCATGGTCGACCAGCTGTCCGGCCAGGCTCGGAAGAGCTTTGGCGCACTTCGCGATTTCGCGCGCGAGCAGCCGATCAAGACGGCTGCTGTGGCCGGCGCGCTGGGCCTGGCGCTGATTGGTACCCTGCGCGGTCGCCCGATCGCGGCGAGCCGCAAGAGTCGCTAA